In one Cytophagales bacterium genomic region, the following are encoded:
- a CDS encoding VCBS repeat-containing protein: MKKLNFLLVLFVSINLNTFAQIFTKITEGPLVNDKSDGIGCTWGDYDNDGDLDVLIAVSQPSLNNPNRRNFLYQNNCNGQFTKIIAIPGGIATDEEISNTATWVDYDNDDDLDLFVTTEFKEKNSLYRNNGDGTFSKII; this comes from the coding sequence ATGAAAAAGCTAAACTTTTTACTCGTCTTGTTCGTGTCCATAAACCTGAACACTTTTGCCCAGATTTTTACCAAAATCACCGAAGGACCTCTTGTTAACGATAAATCCGATGGGATTGGCTGCACCTGGGGCGATTACGATAATGATGGTGATTTGGATGTGTTGATTGCGGTATCTCAACCATCATTAAATAATCCTAACAGAAGAAATTTTCTTTATCAAAACAATTGCAATGGACAATTTACAAAAATAATTGCTATTCCTGGAGGTATAGCTACAGATGAAGAGATATCTAATACAGCTACCTGGGTTGATTATGATAATGATGATGATTTGGATTTATTTGTGACTACTGAATTTAAGGAAAAAAATTCATTATACAGAAATAATGGCGATGGAACATTTAGCAAGATCATTG